In Devosia sp. 1566, a single genomic region encodes these proteins:
- a CDS encoding glycosyltransferase, producing MPLVLVRTPTYRGSEPLQRAIQCLRAQSHGEWICEVRDDCPDGSARSVLEELRDPRVRYVHNQPQKFGVQNLDDCFRLENAFHADYFFMLEDDNQVRPEFGAP from the coding sequence ATGCCTTTGGTGCTTGTCAGGACCCCGACCTACCGTGGCTCGGAACCGCTCCAACGAGCCATTCAGTGCCTACGGGCGCAAAGCCATGGCGAATGGATCTGCGAGGTGCGCGATGATTGCCCAGATGGCAGCGCGCGTAGTGTGCTCGAGGAGCTCAGGGATCCGCGCGTTCGCTATGTTCACAACCAGCCGCAGAAATTCGGCGTCCAAAATCTTGACGACTGCTTTCGCCTGGAGAACGCATTTCACGCCGACTACTTCTTCATGCTGGAAGATGACAACCAAGTTCGCCCCGAGTTCGGAGCGCCTTAG
- a CDS encoding isoprenylcysteine carboxylmethyltransferase family protein: MLRDKMHSSQPLRNNVQVFLDALERVVLSVIFSFFAWKLGQSWLTTGSIITLIALVSEGAVLFFVLFRRFTTEVSMLPGDWLLAFLGTATPLLVQPSGNEGLAPQALCAALMLVGMSVQIAAKLTLRRSFGAVAANRGVKKKGPYRLVRHPMYAGYILTQIGFLLSYPSVFNLAVYSAAFAFQIGRILAEERVLARDASYRDFTAAVPYRLVPGVF; the protein is encoded by the coding sequence ATGCTGCGAGATAAGATGCATTCATCACAGCCGCTCCGCAATAATGTTCAAGTTTTTTTGGACGCCCTAGAGCGCGTCGTGCTGAGTGTAATTTTCAGCTTCTTCGCATGGAAGCTCGGTCAATCGTGGTTGACAACCGGAAGCATCATCACGCTTATCGCTCTTGTTTCGGAAGGCGCAGTTCTCTTTTTTGTGCTTTTCAGGCGCTTCACTACCGAAGTTTCGATGCTACCTGGGGATTGGCTGCTCGCTTTTTTGGGCACTGCAACGCCGCTCCTGGTACAGCCCTCTGGAAATGAAGGGCTTGCTCCGCAGGCTCTTTGCGCAGCGCTGATGTTGGTTGGAATGTCTGTCCAGATCGCTGCCAAATTAACGTTGCGACGGAGCTTCGGAGCCGTGGCAGCGAACCGGGGGGTGAAGAAAAAAGGTCCCTATCGGCTGGTTCGCCACCCCATGTACGCCGGCTACATCTTGACCCAGATTGGATTCCTCCTCTCCTACCCGAGCGTCTTCAACTTGGCGGTTTATTCTGCAGCATTTGCTTTTCAGATCGGGCGCATCTTGGCGGAGGAAAGAGTCTTAGCGCGCGATGCAAGCTATCGTGATTTCACTGCTGCCGTGCCTTATCGGCTGGTGCCTGGTGTATTCTGA
- a CDS encoding polysaccharide biosynthesis/export family protein: MRWLPILSIALVMPLAACATTRDATYLVETKGPYQLDTGDTLRVTVYGDEQLTDTYRVDDSGSVAFPLVGPVQVRGQTTQTASRRLAGALANGYMRNPDVAVEVAEYRPFFIQGEIGNSGQFPYIHGMTVRAAISTAGGFSDTADRNKAVVYRRQGDQMAKGTVDLDFPIYPGDTIVVLERWF, encoded by the coding sequence ATGCGCTGGCTTCCAATACTTTCCATTGCCCTGGTGATGCCTCTTGCAGCCTGTGCAACCACACGCGACGCAACCTATCTGGTCGAGACCAAGGGGCCTTATCAGCTCGACACCGGCGATACTTTGCGCGTGACCGTTTATGGCGACGAACAGCTGACCGACACCTACCGCGTCGATGACAGCGGCTCGGTGGCGTTTCCGCTGGTGGGTCCGGTGCAGGTGCGCGGGCAAACCACCCAGACGGCGAGCCGGCGGCTGGCCGGGGCGCTCGCCAATGGCTATATGCGCAACCCCGACGTGGCAGTGGAAGTGGCGGAATACCGGCCGTTCTTTATCCAGGGCGAGATCGGCAATTCCGGCCAGTTTCCCTATATCCATGGCATGACTGTTCGCGCCGCGATCAGCACGGCGGGCGGGTTCAGCGATACGGCGGACCGCAACAAGGCCGTGGTATATCGCCGTCAGGGTGACCAGATGGCCAAGGGCACGGTCGACCTCGACTTCCCCATTTATCCCGGCGACACGATTGTTGTGCTGGAGCGCTGGTTCTAG
- a CDS encoding glycosyltransferase family 4 protein encodes MRAPVGGLFRHVADLTRALAGMGHEVGLVVDSLANDAQTETRLTALLPHASLGIHRFAMPRVLGAGDLATPLAVRRLAGKLDIDVLHGHGAKGGFYARLARLAGARAAAVYTPHGGVLHFSSASRSGQVFHLLERALLRQTGAIIFESAYAKATYAALIAEPSCPTVVIYNGLTREEFVPLPPAPNAADFVFVGELRQLKGIFVLVEALVDVRRPDGSPARLVMAGDGGDRQSLIERIGQLGLSDRVVLPGAMPARQVFPQGWCAVVPSLAESLPYVVLEAAAGQLPVIATRVGGIPEIFGPTAGSLVAPNDPLALRAAMQQALDHREQAQAEMATRLDFVRQNFSLEQMSGQIEALYRGLLDKP; translated from the coding sequence ATGCGCGCCCCAGTGGGCGGGCTGTTTCGGCACGTCGCCGACCTGACGCGGGCCCTTGCCGGAATGGGGCATGAGGTCGGGCTGGTGGTCGACAGCCTCGCCAATGACGCGCAGACCGAAACCAGGCTGACCGCCCTCCTCCCTCATGCAAGCCTTGGCATTCACCGCTTCGCCATGCCGCGCGTGTTGGGCGCGGGCGACCTCGCCACGCCGCTGGCAGTGCGCCGGCTGGCGGGCAAGCTCGATATCGATGTGCTGCACGGGCATGGCGCCAAGGGTGGCTTTTATGCGCGGTTGGCACGGCTTGCCGGGGCAAGGGCCGCGGCGGTTTATACGCCCCATGGCGGAGTGCTGCATTTCTCCTCGGCCAGCCGATCAGGACAGGTGTTCCACCTGCTGGAGCGGGCGCTGCTCAGGCAAACCGGCGCCATCATTTTTGAGAGCGCCTATGCCAAGGCCACCTATGCCGCCCTGATCGCCGAGCCGAGTTGCCCGACAGTGGTGATTTATAATGGGCTGACGCGCGAAGAGTTCGTGCCCCTGCCCCCGGCTCCCAATGCGGCGGACTTCGTGTTCGTGGGCGAGCTGCGTCAACTCAAGGGCATCTTTGTGCTGGTGGAAGCACTGGTGGATGTGCGTCGCCCCGATGGATCGCCGGCAAGGCTGGTGATGGCGGGTGATGGTGGCGACCGGCAGTCGCTGATCGAGCGGATTGGGCAGTTGGGACTGAGCGATCGCGTCGTGCTGCCCGGCGCAATGCCGGCGCGCCAGGTTTTTCCTCAGGGCTGGTGCGCGGTGGTGCCGTCGCTGGCGGAATCACTGCCCTATGTGGTGCTGGAAGCGGCGGCGGGGCAGCTGCCCGTGATTGCCACCCGGGTGGGGGGCATTCCCGAAATCTTCGGGCCGACGGCCGGAAGTCTCGTCGCGCCCAACGATCCGCTGGCCTTGCGGGCAGCAATGCAGCAGGCGCTGGATCATCGTGAACAAGCGCAAGCAGAGATGGCAACGCGGCTCGATTTTGTCCGCCAGAACTTCTCGCTCGAGCAGATGAGCGGGCAGATCGAAGCCCTTTACCGCGGCCTGTTAGATAAGCCTTAG
- a CDS encoding undecaprenyl-phosphate glucose phosphotransferase, translating into MFRVDPQQAVVEHVNKALGETPGPRALSPQAEAIIAQPVEGVISGPVIVGVAQIIEALLLATLGYGIYHFYVQLDEPGFYVPVIIGACLLANVLFNAARTHRIAAYRTIFNQISRVLVGWTLVMVALTVGMFLFKAGDMFSRVWLIGWYGAGAATLIAYRLSLRGVVGYWTERGRLKRRTAIVGGGADAEVLIRQIRASANNDIKLLGLFDDRVDDRSPDTVDGCPKLGKVADLLEFARRTPVDLVIVSLPLSAEKRVLEMLTQLWVLPVDIRLSAHMSKLKFTNKAYSYVGDVPVFDMADRPISDWNLIFKWLFDKLVALVALIVLSPVMVATAIAIKLESPGPVFFIQKRHGFNNELIRIFKFRSMRTDMIDQSASKLVTKDDPRVTKVGKFIRRTSIDELPQLFNVLRGELSIVGPRPHALQAKAENQLYYEAVEGYFARHRVKPGMTGWAQVNGWRGETDTIDKIMQRVNHDLYYIEHWSILLDLYIVLLTPVSLVSKNENAY; encoded by the coding sequence ATGTTTCGTGTCGATCCCCAACAGGCCGTGGTTGAACACGTCAATAAGGCCTTGGGAGAAACACCTGGCCCACGCGCGCTTTCGCCCCAGGCTGAAGCCATCATCGCCCAGCCGGTGGAAGGGGTGATCTCGGGTCCCGTGATCGTTGGCGTCGCGCAGATCATCGAAGCGCTGCTTTTGGCCACGCTGGGCTACGGCATTTATCATTTCTATGTGCAGCTTGATGAACCCGGCTTTTACGTACCGGTGATCATTGGCGCTTGCCTGTTGGCCAATGTGCTGTTCAACGCGGCGCGCACCCACCGCATCGCCGCCTATCGCACCATCTTCAACCAGATCAGCCGCGTCCTTGTGGGCTGGACGCTGGTGATGGTGGCGCTCACCGTGGGCATGTTCCTTTTCAAGGCCGGGGACATGTTTTCCCGCGTCTGGCTCATTGGCTGGTATGGGGCGGGCGCGGCAACGCTGATCGCTTATCGGCTCAGCCTGCGCGGGGTGGTTGGCTATTGGACCGAGCGGGGCCGGCTCAAGCGCCGCACCGCGATTGTGGGCGGTGGCGCCGACGCCGAAGTGCTGATCCGCCAGATTCGCGCCAGTGCCAACAACGACATCAAGCTTCTGGGCCTGTTCGATGACCGAGTAGATGATCGCTCGCCCGACACGGTGGATGGGTGCCCCAAGCTGGGCAAGGTGGCCGACCTCCTTGAGTTTGCGCGGCGCACGCCGGTGGATCTCGTGATCGTGTCGCTGCCGCTATCGGCCGAAAAGCGCGTGCTCGAAATGCTGACCCAGCTTTGGGTGCTGCCGGTGGACATCCGGCTATCGGCGCATATGAGCAAGCTCAAATTCACCAACAAGGCTTATTCCTATGTCGGGGATGTGCCGGTGTTCGACATGGCCGACCGGCCGATTTCGGACTGGAACCTCATCTTCAAGTGGCTGTTCGACAAGCTCGTGGCGCTGGTGGCGCTGATCGTCTTGTCCCCGGTGATGGTAGCCACGGCCATCGCCATCAAACTCGAGAGCCCGGGGCCGGTGTTCTTTATCCAGAAGCGGCATGGCTTCAACAATGAGCTGATCCGCATCTTCAAATTCCGCTCCATGCGTACCGACATGATCGACCAGAGCGCGAGCAAGCTCGTGACCAAGGATGATCCGCGGGTGACCAAGGTGGGGAAATTCATCCGCCGCACCTCGATCGACGAGTTGCCGCAGCTGTTCAATGTGCTGCGCGGGGAACTTTCCATTGTCGGCCCTCGCCCCCATGCGCTGCAGGCCAAGGCGGAAAACCAGCTCTATTACGAGGCGGTGGAAGGCTATTTCGCCCGGCATCGGGTCAAGCCCGGCATGACCGGCTGGGCGCAGGTGAACGGCTGGCGTGGGGAAACAGACACGATCGACAAGATCATGCAGCGCGTGAACCACGACCTTTATTACATCGAGCACTGGTCGATCCTGCTCGATCTCTACATCGTGCTGCTGACGCCGGTCTCGCTGGTGTCCAAGAACGAGAACGCCTACTAG
- a CDS encoding phosphotransferase, translated as MPLHQRDLESVRTLWPQLGTATLTLINHSENHTFRADLPGGERFCLRVHRPAYQSPVTIESELTWLAALERDTDLPLPQPVPGANERLLQTVTTAAGELRNAVLFRFIAGTEPAIDAELTPLFATLGDYAARLHAHALAWPRPAGFVRQAWNAATILDPDGLWGDWRVAPGVDGAIRPLLDRLDTELRVRLAAYGTSSERYGLIHADMRLGNLLVDGDTVSLIDFDDCGFCWFTYDFAAAISFHETHASVPDLRQAWLAAYTAKRSLTPADIASIDSMVMLRRMALLTFIGSHIETELAQTHLPGFAQGTAELAERYLGGALWPG; from the coding sequence ATGCCGTTGCATCAGCGCGATCTGGAATCCGTGCGAACGCTCTGGCCGCAGCTCGGCACGGCCACCCTCACCCTCATCAATCATTCCGAAAACCACACTTTTCGCGCCGATCTGCCCGGTGGCGAGCGGTTTTGCCTGCGCGTTCATCGCCCGGCCTATCAAAGCCCGGTGACCATCGAGAGTGAACTGACTTGGCTCGCCGCCCTCGAGCGCGACACCGATCTGCCGCTGCCCCAACCCGTGCCGGGCGCCAATGAGCGCCTCTTGCAGACCGTCACCACGGCGGCGGGAGAATTGCGCAATGCCGTGCTGTTCCGCTTCATTGCCGGCACCGAGCCAGCCATCGACGCCGAGCTGACGCCGCTGTTCGCTACTCTCGGCGATTATGCCGCCCGCCTCCATGCCCATGCGCTGGCCTGGCCGCGCCCCGCCGGCTTTGTCCGCCAGGCATGGAACGCCGCCACCATTCTTGATCCCGATGGCCTCTGGGGCGATTGGCGCGTAGCCCCAGGCGTAGACGGCGCCATCCGCCCGCTGCTCGACCGACTCGATACCGAACTGCGAGTCCGCCTTGCGGCTTATGGCACATCGAGCGAACGCTACGGCCTCATCCATGCCGATATGCGGCTGGGCAATCTCTTGGTGGATGGCGACACCGTCAGCCTCATCGATTTCGATGACTGCGGCTTTTGCTGGTTCACCTATGATTTTGCTGCGGCTATCTCGTTTCACGAAACCCATGCTTCGGTGCCCGACCTGCGCCAGGCCTGGCTCGCCGCCTACACAGCGAAACGCTCACTCACCCCGGCCGATATTGCCTCGATTGATTCCATGGTCATGCTGCGCCGCATGGCGTTGTTGACCTTTATCGGCTCCCATATCGAAACCGAGCTGGCCCAAACCCATTTGCCCGGCTTTGCCCAAGGCACCGCCGAGCTCGCCGAGCGCTATCTCGGCGGCGCGCTCTGGCCGGGCTAG